A DNA window from Arachis hypogaea cultivar Tifrunner chromosome 18, arahy.Tifrunner.gnm2.J5K5, whole genome shotgun sequence contains the following coding sequences:
- the LOC140181713 gene encoding uncharacterized protein: MQAGYPVKMLKTQYRMHPECLHGWSNASFTSLLELLKEAILNLNLPSSFNKAKAMVRDLGLDYKKIDACPNDCMLYWKEHENETCCHECGTSRWIEPAVVEGDISSKKAHNIPAKTLRHFPLIPRLQRLFMCSKTAKNMSWHQEERIG, translated from the exons ATGCAAGCTGGCTATCCAGTTAAAATGTTGAAGACCCAATACCGAATGCATCCTGAG TGTCTACATGGATGGAGCAATGCCTCGTTCACTTCCCTCCTGGAGTTGTTGAAAGAGGCTATTCTTAACTTGAATCTCCCTTCTTCTTTCAACAAAGCCAAGGCTATGGTGAGAGATTTAGGTCTTGATTATAAAAAGATTGATGCAtgcccaaatgactgcatgctatATTGGAAAGAGCACGAGAATGAAACATGTTGCCATGAATGTGGAACTTCTCGTTGGATTGAGCCTGCGGTAGTTGAAGGTGACATATCTTCAAAGAAAGCTCACAACATTCCTGCAAAGACATTACGGCACTTTCCCCTAATTCCCAGGCTTCAAAGGCTATTCATGTGCTCAAAGACCGCTAAGAATATGAGTTGGCATCAGGAAGAGCGTATAGGTTGA